The nucleotide window AGGGAATTTGACGTCgagttaaaaaatatatttatatattaattgaatgtcggttttttttactaatataaacCGCGCAGTATAGCAGCGGCCCAAATTGCAATTCCGATGTCTCTAGTTCCTAGAAGCGAATGAAGAATTAACAAGTGTAGTGAAGAAGACTCAAAAACAGAGTCTTTGGGGTTTTGTTCTGAAGAAGAATCAGCATCTCTACTTTGCAGCTCATCGATTCTTTCGCCTTCAGGTACTTTCTCCCCTCTCGTATACGTATTTGCTAATTCTATGTAGGGTTTCCGTATTTGAATTCCACATCACTTGGTTGGATCTCACTGGGTATGTAGCTGTTGTTTGCACAACTTTTTTGATTTCTTGAATAAGATGTTAACGTTATTTTCTTGGATACCCTTTAATTTACCCATGAGTTAATCCAAAGGCTTCCAGTTAAATTTAGGAAAATACTGTTTTTAATTGTCCAAATTGTTGGAATTTATGGGATTTACCTGAATTAGAAACGAATGGATACATGAGATTCATGTAGTTGATCGGAACTAGTTTGGGATTGGGGTTTAGTTTATTGTTGgaatttctatttatttatttttgtgttttgatcAGATCAGTTTTTGCTACAGGAagtttttctattttactctGGAAATTCTTCAGCTTTTTAGCCAGCTTTTACTTAGTATTtgatgttttgagaattcaagaTGGGTTTTTTTTTCCCCTTGATGTGGGTTCTAAGTCCCATAATCCATTACAAAATATGCTTAAATAGTTATACTGAGAACTAAAGAGTCCATTGTTAATCTGTTCTAGCTTTTATATTGCTGAAAAACGTTATTGTTTTTCGTCCTGAGTAAATTATGGTGACTGCTTGTGAATTGATTATTCATGAGTCTGCTTCAGTATTAATGCAAGTGTTTGGAAATACTTCTATTTAGATGGAGTTTTGTATCTAGTGATTCGTCTAGTTTGTTGCTAGTTGCTCATTTTGTTGGCCATATACAGGTAACCTGGGACTACACAATCGTTAGCTGAAACACTGATGGAACTTCCTCCTACTTCATCTTTTGGATTGTCATCAGAGTCCTCAGAACAAAGTGGGAAGCTGATGGCAAACACAAATGCGAAAGCACTAGCAACTTTTTCCCTGCAAAGCCCAAATTCTTCACAGGGGCCAGTGGCAATTCTTTGGGACATTGAGAACTGTCCTGTTCCAAGTGATGTACGGCCTGAGGATGTGGCTGGCAACATCAGAATGACTCTGCGGGTCCATCCTGTGATCAAAGGAGCAGTTACACTGTTTTCTGCCTATGGAGATTTTAATGCTTTCCCGAGACGATTAAGGGAGGGATGCCAGAGAACTGGTGTTAAACTTGTAGATGTCCCCAATGGCAGAAAGGATGCAGCTGACAAGGCCATCTTGGTTGACATGTTTCTTTTTGCTCTTGACAATCCTCCACCCTCGTCCATTATGCTAATTTCAGGAGATGTTGATTTTGCTCCTGCACTTCATATTCTTGGTCAACGTGGATACACTGTGATCCTCGTCATTCCTTCGGGGGTTGGTGTTTCGTCTGCTCTATGTAATGCAGGGAGGTTTGTATGGGACTGGCCAAGTGTCGTTCGAGGTGAAGGCTTTGTGCCTCCTGCGAAGGCCTTAATGCCTTGTCGTGGTGGTGTCTCAGACATTACTGGGATTCTAATGGGGTGTTGCCAGATTAATGACAACCCAGATGGTCAGCATGAAGATGAAGCAATACTGTATAGGGGCCTCTCACAGAGCTACTATAATGCAAGGGAATTCTCAATGATATCTCATTCTCTGGCTGAATATAATACCACTGCAATTTCCATGCCATGTTATCCTACGGGTATGAGAACTCATAGTCTTCCTTCTGGTTTAAATGAAGTTTCAGCTGGAGGTCCATCTTCACATGACCAGAGTGACTTGACATGGGTGCAGCCTGGGGATATAAATGGTTTGAAGGGGCAGCTGGTGAAGTTGCTTGAATTATCTGGCGGCTGCTTGCCTCTTACACGTGTTCCTGCAGAATACCAGAAAATTTATGGGAGGCCTCTTTATGTTTCAGAATATGGTGCAGCTAAGCTCGTGAATCTTCTCAAGAAGATGAGTGATGCAATTACTGTCGGGGGGAAAGGCCAAAAGAAGTTTGTCTACCTCCATAATTCATGTGCTGTACCAAGTGCTCCCCCCATAACTATATTAAAAAGAGATAACAAAGGAAAAGGAACACAAGAGGGAAATGCCGATATTGTGACTGGGGTTGGATCTTCAGATGAGTTCTCTGATGATGAAAGAGGACCCATAAAAGAGCATGGGGGAAGCTGTGAGAAATCTAATATGGTTGAAAAAAGCCTTGAAAATTTCAAGTATGAACTTCAAGAGATACTTGTTAGCTACTCTTGCCGGATTTTTCTTGGTTGTTTTGACGCAATATATCAACAAAGGTACAAGAGGCAATTACATTACGAGAGCTTTGGAGTGGTTGAACTTGAGCAGCTACTAGCAAAGGTGAAAGATGTAGTGATTGTGCAAGAGGAGCCCGTTAGTAAGAGAAAGTTTCTGGCTGCTGTTGGTGCCTAGAAGTGTTTATCGTTTATTTCTTGACTATTTACTAGCTTAACTTCCTCGGGACTTATGCTGAGGTATTTGTTGTTGCTACTTTGTCCttgtcatttttttgtttttgttttctcttcAGTATGACAAAGAAAAGCTGAAGTCATGTTTGTCCATCATGACTTAGTTTGTTCTATAATGTCAGAAGTTCCTATGTAACACCTGAACAACAGGGGATCTCTGTGTATATTTTCTCCTGTTGCTTTCATCTAAATACATGCTAGAAGGTATAAATTATTCAAGCTAGTTTGTGCAGGTGCTCTTTTTCCTCATCATGGTACATATCAATAATGGGCAAGATGCACTTTTTTAGGGATTCTTATTTTTTGCCGTATATAACTTGGATCTGAATTCTGCTTCTAAATTCAGTGAGATGCCTATCTCTTCCCCATATTTACCCAAGTCTATGGAATTAGTCAAAGTTTTCCGTAAGTGTATTTGCTTTGGGAAAACACTCTATAGCTCATCTCATGGTTTTTCAAAACTCTTTGCTGCAAAGAGACTATTATCAAAGGTAAGCAATCTGGCTGTCCAGTTTTGAAACCTTTGGGTAAACTGAGTTGGCTTCAACTTAACTATGACTGGGCTTCTGTCCTCATTTTACTTCAAGAGcttttcttaaatatattatttttgttgttatattttttagacAGAAGAGAAGGATATCTTACCAGTTTGATTGAGTCAATTTGGTGGGAGTAGTGAAAGTCTACCCTTTTGTCAAGGCTCTTAAGCTTAGCCAGGGGAAAAGAAACTAGAACCGTATCTAGTTTGCTCCAAAgagtttttggtaatattttaagTAACTTATCAGTCTATATGCCGAAACTAACTGAAGTTATTCTTTTTTTGCTAATATGGGGGTTTAGCTAGTTGCAGTAAGCTGCTCCTCTCAGGTATTTGCCATATGTTGAGAGTTCAAAATGGAGATACCAAATCAATTTGCAACATTTTCGAGGCATATTAATCCATATttccatttttgtttgttaCATTTAATTGCTGAGCACTATGAAAGGACAATTTTGAATGTATTCACCTGTTAAGGAGAGAAGCAAGCTTCCATGACAGGAAGCATTGCATGCTGACCGTGTGTCTGAATTACGGCTGCATGCCAAATTTATATGTCCCGGCATAACTTATTACTAATGTGAAATTCTTAGTGTCATTTTTAGTGCTTCTTTCTTAGTTACATCCGGGTTGCGTATCCTAATACTAATGTGAGGTTTTCTTTGCGTTACTTTTTAGTGCTGGCCGTGTGTCTGAATTACAGCTGCATGCCAAATTTATATGTCCCGGCATAACTTATTACTAATGTGAAATTCTTAGTGTCATTTTTTAGTGCTTCTTTCTTAGTTACATCCGGGTTGCGTATCCTAATACTAATGTGAGATTTTCTTTCCGTTACTTCTTAGTTCTGGCCGTGTGTCTGAATTACAGCTGCATGTCAAATTTATTAGTCCCGGCGTAACTTATTACTAATGTGAAATTCTTAGTGTCAGTTTTTAGTGCTTCTTTCTTAGTTACATCCGAGTTGCGTATCCTAATACTAATGTGAGATTTTCTTTGCGTTACTCTTTAGTGCTGCTTTCTTAGTTAGCATCTAACAATGTCATCTTATCTGTCATGGCACAGCTTAAGCCTTGTTGCATTGGAGGGATGTTGAAGTTAGAGAAGGCCCTGTCTCCTTGCAAAAGCTCCCACAATGGTGTCAATTATGGCAGTACAGTCTTGCAATAGTCGAATCATTTTTGTCACttctttcaatttgtttatggTTTGTGTACCAATTTGAAGCGCTCCTGCAGAAGTCTGATGGCAAAGATAATAAACTTGTGATTGGATAATAAGGGATAAAGGATACAGGTCCCAAGTGATTGGTTGCCTTATTTTACTGTAAGTGCAAGTTGGGCAGCCATAAAGGATTGAATCTGGTCGTGTGAACATCTAAGTTGGTGGAGATATGCACAACAAGCATGGCTATGAAAAGACTTAGTTGGGTCTCAGCAGCAATAGCATATGGTCGTAGGGTCCATATGATCATGTCATATACAGTAACTTGAACAATCGGTCAAGGACTTGAGTCATATAAACATGCACTTTGATGTTGCTCCTTGAGGTGTAAAGTTTGTCATGAAACTCCAACTGTTTTCATCCTTCGGATTGTTTCATTCTCTGCAGAAAATGGTGGCAATAGTTTAATCACATACTTTGGATATTTAAGCTAGATGAGGACTAGGAGCACTTGCTCCATGTAACAGATGCTTTTACCACATGCAG belongs to Solanum stenotomum isolate F172 chromosome 1, ASM1918654v1, whole genome shotgun sequence and includes:
- the LOC125869442 gene encoding uncharacterized protein LOC125869442, producing the protein MELPPTSSFGLSSESSEQSGKLMANTNAKALATFSLQSPNSSQGPVAILWDIENCPVPSDVRPEDVAGNIRMTLRVHPVIKGAVTLFSAYGDFNAFPRRLREGCQRTGVKLVDVPNGRKDAADKAILVDMFLFALDNPPPSSIMLISGDVDFAPALHILGQRGYTVILVIPSGVGVSSALCNAGRFVWDWPSVVRGEGFVPPAKALMPCRGGVSDITGILMGCCQINDNPDGQHEDEAILYRGLSQSYYNAREFSMISHSLAEYNTTAISMPCYPTGMRTHSLPSGLNEVSAGGPSSHDQSDLTWVQPGDINGLKGQLVKLLELSGGCLPLTRVPAEYQKIYGRPLYVSEYGAAKLVNLLKKMSDAITVGGKGQKKFVYLHNSCAVPSAPPITILKRDNKGKGTQEGNADIVTGVGSSDEFSDDERGPIKEHGGSCEKSNMVEKSLENFKYELQEILVSYSCRIFLGCFDAIYQQRYKRQLHYESFGVVELEQLLAKVKDVVIVQEEPVSKRKFLAAVGA